One genomic segment of Rivularia sp. PCC 7116 includes these proteins:
- a CDS encoding pentapeptide repeat-containing protein, translating to MATPTVRRSSNKLAQPKQTRKTNPLSLSSRRVAAWVAEITLCAVSGLVPFGIGAYANTKTNMERVPLNPVLVAAERTIAYPLALPVSYGTRNVAWSTNFLWTIAILAPLSLSSWQWYLLAKTGSTTPKRLFGIKVVQNKNQPPGFRAVLLREGSRLALPISAAYMLWRYTLLFPNLGIFALLALLMSLAEAMGFPMLRQGRSIHDRVAGTYTVDATIPFDPALLRRKNKSMWAQGDEEAEIESIVVTPQNQKKDNLWVWMRQNPSLTLLGVALLSMAGVLITLVGTQIYIQTQENQKAIQQSNSRQFLTLEKQYYGNSRVNKQNTIVALGTLKDSQATKFLVGLLVKENDPSLVQSIQQALVSIGTQAIPELKRMNLLLERELDSLPSNKTRERELREKSLYANQQAINKILFVYNGKTNGIDLSRIQLSQNGEAKNSGFNLALDKVDLWGIDFKYANLDKASFTGSRFRGPGKDGRWDTYDDWIANLSQAQLKQANLSGANLSRVLMVRTNLSRSNLNKANLSAARLVGANLSSASLAKADLRNAVLENASLTGADLGEARLNDADLYGARLGRVVAIGTQLSNANLIKTEWQGADLSSAYLDRANLSNANLSAARLTGAILRSTNLQNVNLRNADLSLADLRGANLAGADFQGTILSARQQNPADKFVDTPTTGIQSAVVRGVDFSQVKNLDDNQKAYICTQGGFHNKYCP from the coding sequence ATGGCAACTCCAACGGTAAGGAGAAGTAGCAATAAATTGGCCCAACCAAAACAAACTCGAAAAACTAATCCGCTTTCGCTTTCTTCGCGGCGAGTTGCGGCTTGGGTCGCAGAGATTACGCTTTGTGCCGTCAGCGGTTTGGTACCTTTTGGTATTGGCGCATATGCAAATACTAAAACTAATATGGAGCGCGTACCGCTTAATCCAGTACTGGTAGCAGCAGAAAGAACAATTGCTTATCCTTTGGCTTTACCCGTCAGTTATGGTACTCGCAATGTCGCATGGTCCACTAATTTCTTATGGACAATCGCAATATTAGCTCCTCTGTCACTCAGCAGCTGGCAATGGTATTTATTGGCTAAAACCGGCAGTACTACTCCTAAGCGTTTGTTTGGAATTAAAGTAGTCCAAAACAAAAATCAACCACCCGGTTTTAGGGCTGTTTTGCTAAGGGAAGGAAGTCGTCTGGCTCTTCCTATTTCCGCAGCTTATATGTTGTGGCGTTACACTTTATTGTTCCCAAATCTTGGTATTTTCGCACTATTGGCATTGTTAATGTCCCTTGCTGAAGCAATGGGTTTCCCGATGTTGCGTCAAGGTCGCTCGATCCACGATCGAGTTGCAGGAACTTACACGGTTGATGCCACCATTCCTTTCGATCCCGCGCTTTTACGTAGAAAGAATAAATCTATGTGGGCGCAGGGAGACGAAGAAGCAGAGATAGAATCAATTGTTGTAACACCCCAAAACCAGAAAAAGGATAATTTATGGGTTTGGATGCGGCAAAACCCCAGCCTGACTTTGCTTGGAGTCGCACTATTAAGTATGGCTGGTGTATTAATAACTTTAGTTGGCACTCAAATTTATATTCAAACTCAAGAAAATCAAAAAGCCATACAGCAAAGTAATAGCAGACAGTTTTTAACACTCGAAAAACAGTATTATGGCAATTCTAGAGTCAATAAGCAGAATACAATTGTAGCTTTAGGAACTTTAAAAGATTCGCAAGCTACCAAATTTCTCGTTGGTTTGTTGGTGAAAGAAAACGACCCCAGTTTAGTACAAAGTATCCAGCAAGCTTTGGTAAGTATTGGGACTCAAGCTATTCCAGAGCTTAAAAGAATGAATCTGTTATTAGAGCGAGAGTTGGATTCTTTACCTAGCAATAAAACCAGAGAACGAGAATTACGAGAAAAAAGTTTGTATGCAAACCAACAGGCAATTAATAAAATTCTATTTGTTTATAACGGTAAAACAAATGGTATTGATTTAAGCCGCATCCAACTATCTCAAAACGGAGAAGCAAAAAATTCTGGTTTTAACTTGGCATTAGACAAAGTTGATTTATGGGGAATTGATTTCAAGTACGCAAATTTGGATAAAGCCAGTTTTACCGGTAGTCGTTTTCGCGGACCCGGTAAAGATGGTCGTTGGGACACCTATGATGACTGGATTGCCAATTTAAGTCAAGCCCAGCTAAAACAAGCTAATTTAAGCGGTGCGAATCTTAGTCGAGTTTTAATGGTTCGTACCAATTTAAGCCGTTCAAACTTGAATAAAGCAAACTTATCTGCTGCACGTTTGGTTGGGGCTAACCTTAGTAGCGCTAGCCTAGCAAAAGCGGATTTACGCAATGCTGTTTTAGAGAATGCAAGTTTAACAGGAGCAGACTTAGGTGAAGCTAGATTAAACGATGCTGATTTATACGGCGCTCGTTTGGGTCGTGTTGTTGCCATCGGAACGCAGTTGTCTAACGCTAATTTAATCAAAACTGAGTGGCAAGGAGCCGACTTGTCTTCAGCTTATCTTGACCGCGCCAATTTAAGTAATGCTAATCTAAGTGCGGCAAGACTGACTGGTGCCATTTTACGCTCTACGAATTTACAAAACGTTAACTTACGAAATGCAGACCTTAGTCTTGCCGATTTGCGGGGTGCAAATTTAGCAGGAGCAGATTTTCAAGGAACAATACTCTCTGCAAGACAGCAAAATCCAGCAGACAAGTTTGTAGATACTCCAACAACTGGAATTCAGTCTGCTGTTGTTAGAGGAGTTGATTTTAGTCAAGTTAAAAATTTAGATGATAATCAAAAAGCTTATATTTGTACTCAAGGAGGTTTTCATAACAAGTATTGTCCGTAG